In Microtus ochrogaster isolate Prairie Vole_2 unplaced genomic scaffold, MicOch1.0 UNK3, whole genome shotgun sequence, the following proteins share a genomic window:
- the Spef1 gene encoding sperm flagellar protein 1 isoform X1: protein MASSVDEEALHQLYLWVDNIPLSRPKRNLSRDFSDGVLVAELIKFYFPKMVEMHNYVPANSLQQKLSNWGHLNRKVLNKLNFSVPDDVMRKIAQCSPGVVELVLIPLRQRLEERQRRQKLGAGSLQELASQDVSGYMDMGLSQKTLGDGAPALGGEQLRGGRPPAPRPPGYNQALQGDPSFVLQIAEKEQELLASQETVQVLQMKVKRLEHLLQLKNVRIDDLSRRLQQAERKQRRKDHSPQPRKPVRTHGMTSQTVSTLGLPALGLERRSSGSFLSSEDSPVSIHANSPWPRTREQLSPEVEGFSCPSWVLTWDPSQSWRLPQLERKG, encoded by the exons ATGGCAAGCAGCGTGGATGAGGAGGCTCTGCACCAGCTGTACCTGTGGGTAGACAACATCCCTCTGTCCCGACCCAAGAGAAACCTCTCCCGGGACTTCAGTGACGGAG TCCTGGTTGCAGAGCTTATCAAGTTTTACTTCCCCAAGATGGTGGAGATGCACAATTATGTCCCTGCTAACTCTCTCCAGCAGAAGCTCAGCAACTGGGGTCACCTGAACAG AAAGGTGCTGAACAAGCTGAACTTCTCTGTCCCCGACGACGTGATGCGGAAGATTGCGCAGTGTTCTCCGGGTGTAGTGGAGCTGGTGCTCATTCCACTAAGGCAGCGCCTGGAGGAGCGGCAGAGGCGCCAGAAACTGGGTGCTGGCTCCTTACAG GAGCTGGCTTCTCAGGATGTCAGTGGCTACATGGATATGG GCCTGTCCCAGAAGACTCTAGGAGACGGTGCCCCAGCCCTGGGAGGAGAGCAGCTCAG AGGGGGCCGGCCACCGGCGCCTCGACCCCCTGGATATAACCAGGCGCTGCAGGGCGATCCGAGCTTCGTCCTTCAGATCGCTGAAAAGGAGCAGGAGCTGTTGGCCTCTCAAGAGACAGTGCAG GTCCTGCAGATGAAGGTGAAGCGTCTGGAACACCTGCTCCAACTCAAGAACGTGCGCATCGATGACCTCTCCCGGAGGCTCCAGCAGGCCGAACGCAAACAGCG GAGAAAAGACCACTCTCCACAGCCCAGAAAACCTGTGCGGACACACGGCATGACCTCCCAAACCGTGTCCACTTTGGGGCTCCCAGCGCTGGGCCTGGAGAGGCGGTCCTCTGGTTCCTTTCTCAGCTCAGAGGACAGCCCCGTCTCCATCCATGCAAACTCTCCATGGCCTCGGACACGCGAGCAACTATCCCCGGAAGTGGAGGGATTCTCTTGCCCCTCCTGGGTGCTTACATGGGACCCATCTCAGAGCTGGAGACTACCGcagctggagaggaaaggataA
- the Spef1 gene encoding sperm flagellar protein 1 isoform X2, with amino-acid sequence MASSVDEEALHQLYLWVDNIPLSRPKRNLSRDFSDGVLVAELIKFYFPKMVEMHNYVPANSLQQKLSNWGHLNRKVLNKLNFSVPDDVMRKIAQCSPGVVELVLIPLRQRLEERQRRQKLGAGSLQELASQDVSGYMDMGLSQKTLGDGAPALGGEQLRGGRPPAPRPPGYNQALQGDPSFVLQIAEKEQELLASQETVQVLQMKVKRLEHLLQLKNVRIDDLSRRLQQAERKQR; translated from the exons ATGGCAAGCAGCGTGGATGAGGAGGCTCTGCACCAGCTGTACCTGTGGGTAGACAACATCCCTCTGTCCCGACCCAAGAGAAACCTCTCCCGGGACTTCAGTGACGGAG TCCTGGTTGCAGAGCTTATCAAGTTTTACTTCCCCAAGATGGTGGAGATGCACAATTATGTCCCTGCTAACTCTCTCCAGCAGAAGCTCAGCAACTGGGGTCACCTGAACAG AAAGGTGCTGAACAAGCTGAACTTCTCTGTCCCCGACGACGTGATGCGGAAGATTGCGCAGTGTTCTCCGGGTGTAGTGGAGCTGGTGCTCATTCCACTAAGGCAGCGCCTGGAGGAGCGGCAGAGGCGCCAGAAACTGGGTGCTGGCTCCTTACAG GAGCTGGCTTCTCAGGATGTCAGTGGCTACATGGATATGG GCCTGTCCCAGAAGACTCTAGGAGACGGTGCCCCAGCCCTGGGAGGAGAGCAGCTCAG AGGGGGCCGGCCACCGGCGCCTCGACCCCCTGGATATAACCAGGCGCTGCAGGGCGATCCGAGCTTCGTCCTTCAGATCGCTGAAAAGGAGCAGGAGCTGTTGGCCTCTCAAGAGACAGTGCAG GTCCTGCAGATGAAGGTGAAGCGTCTGGAACACCTGCTCCAACTCAAGAACGTGCGCATCGATGACCTCTCCCGGAGGCTCCAGCAGGCCGAACGCAAACAGCGGTGA
- the CUNH20orf27 gene encoding UPF0687 protein C20orf27 homolog isoform X1, whose translation MAAANRGKPRVRSIRFAAGHDAEGSQSHVHFDEKLHDSVVMVTQESDNSFLVKVGFLKIQHRYEITFTLPPVRKLSRDIREAPVHSLHLRLLSVTPVPEAGYSIKCEYSAHKEGVLKEEMLLACEDDTGTCVRVMVQARVMDRHHGTPMLLDGVKCVGAELEYDSEQSDWHGFD comes from the exons ATGGCTGCAGCCAACAGAG gCAAGCCCAGAGTCCGAAGTATCCGCTTTGCAGCAGGCCATGATGCAGAAGGTTCCCAGAGCCATGTCCACTTTGATGAAAAGCTGCATGACTCAGTGGTCATGGTTACTCAGGAGAGTGATAACAGCTTTCTAGTCAAG GTTGGCTTCTTGAAGATCCAGCACAGGTATGAGATTACCTTCACTCTGCCTCCAGTGCGCAAGCTGAGCAGAGACATCCGTGAGGCCCCTGTCCACAGCTTGCACCTCAGGCTCCTCAGTGTCACTCCCGTCCCTGAAG cAGGTTACAGCATCAAGTGTGAGTACTCAGCACACAAAGAGGGCGTCCTCAAAGAGGAGATGTTACTTGCCTGCGAAGATGACACAGGCACCTGCGTGCGTGTGATGGTGCAGGCACGGGTCATGG ACCGGCACCATGGCACACCCATGCTACTGGATGGTGTCAAGTGTGTGGGCGCCGAGCTGGAGTACGACTCGGAACAGAGCGACTGGCACGGCTTCGACTGA
- the CUNH20orf27 gene encoding UPF0687 protein C20orf27 homolog isoform X2 yields MAAANRGKPRVRSIRFAAGHDAEGSQSHVHFDEKLHDSVVMVTQESDNSFLVKVGFLKIQHRYEITFTLPPVRKLSRDIREAPVHSLHLRLLSVTPVPEGYSIKCEYSAHKEGVLKEEMLLACEDDTGTCVRVMVQARVMDRHHGTPMLLDGVKCVGAELEYDSEQSDWHGFD; encoded by the exons ATGGCTGCAGCCAACAGAG gCAAGCCCAGAGTCCGAAGTATCCGCTTTGCAGCAGGCCATGATGCAGAAGGTTCCCAGAGCCATGTCCACTTTGATGAAAAGCTGCATGACTCAGTGGTCATGGTTACTCAGGAGAGTGATAACAGCTTTCTAGTCAAG GTTGGCTTCTTGAAGATCCAGCACAGGTATGAGATTACCTTCACTCTGCCTCCAGTGCGCAAGCTGAGCAGAGACATCCGTGAGGCCCCTGTCCACAGCTTGCACCTCAGGCTCCTCAGTGTCACTCCCGTCCCTGAAG GTTACAGCATCAAGTGTGAGTACTCAGCACACAAAGAGGGCGTCCTCAAAGAGGAGATGTTACTTGCCTGCGAAGATGACACAGGCACCTGCGTGCGTGTGATGGTGCAGGCACGGGTCATGG ACCGGCACCATGGCACACCCATGCTACTGGATGGTGTCAAGTGTGTGGGCGCCGAGCTGGAGTACGACTCGGAACAGAGCGACTGGCACGGCTTCGACTGA